From a region of the Candidatus Methylomirabilis limnetica genome:
- a CDS encoding SDR family oxidoreductase, giving the protein MTNRTALITGAAGFLGSFLTAALLNRGWQIYALVRSKPDQLPQALLAHELRGNPAVLERLTVLEGDVTRPLLGLTSSMVSRLQNVTDVWHCAANFEIGSSHRKAIVDTNVVGTKHALDLAHTLTGQSIRFHFLSTAYAGLQINDTCFERLSDRRDGAFRTSYEWTKSRAEHLVMAAREERHLDVRIYRPSVVSGHFTNGQCLSYNGYQGVFRALYILRRMLQNAFGPDFDRNLRLRVAADPDLRLNLVPVDYVIDAMICIADQEISGTPIFNITHSTGNQLSMLFERGTKALALEGIQLSDKHDFRRRPKSSFERLFDRLILFQAPYLLESLSFDTTNYAQVVPGRLLHAPILSSEYFDRMNHVLLHRLQEEFEVVATPTVDAVS; this is encoded by the coding sequence ATGACAAACCGTACAGCATTGATCACAGGCGCCGCCGGCTTCCTGGGATCGTTCCTCACGGCGGCACTGCTTAATCGAGGTTGGCAGATTTACGCGCTTGTCCGTAGTAAGCCGGACCAATTACCCCAAGCGTTACTTGCGCACGAACTACGGGGTAACCCTGCCGTTCTTGAACGTCTTACCGTGCTGGAAGGCGATGTAACCCGTCCGCTACTAGGGCTCACGTCATCAATGGTTAGCAGGCTGCAGAATGTGACCGACGTATGGCACTGCGCCGCCAATTTCGAGATCGGCTCGTCGCATCGAAAAGCCATTGTTGATACTAACGTCGTTGGTACCAAACATGCGCTCGATCTCGCTCATACCCTGACAGGTCAATCCATTCGATTTCATTTCCTGAGTACAGCCTACGCCGGGCTCCAAATCAACGACACATGTTTCGAGCGCCTGAGCGACAGACGTGACGGTGCGTTTCGTACGTCGTACGAATGGACTAAATCTCGCGCTGAGCACCTTGTCATGGCGGCACGCGAGGAGCGACATCTGGATGTGCGAATCTACCGTCCGTCGGTTGTTTCCGGACATTTCACAAACGGACAGTGCCTCAGTTACAACGGATACCAGGGTGTATTTCGCGCCCTGTATATTTTGCGCCGTATGCTACAGAACGCATTCGGACCTGACTTTGACCGGAACCTGAGACTTCGCGTCGCCGCTGATCCAGACCTGCGCCTTAATCTCGTGCCGGTCGACTACGTCATTGACGCAATGATTTGCATAGCGGATCAAGAGATTTCTGGCACCCCTATCTTCAACATTACGCATTCTACGGGGAATCAGTTATCCATGCTCTTCGAGCGCGGGACCAAAGCGCTTGCACTGGAGGGGATTCAACTGTCCGACAAGCACGATTTTCGTCGGCGCCCAAAGTCTTCGTTCGAACGGCTTTTTGATCGGCTCATCCTATTTCAGGCACCCTACCTCTTAGAGTCATTGTCGTTCGATACGACGAATTACGCTCAAGTCGTACCGGGGAGACTTTTGCACGCACCAATCCTTTCGAGCGAGTATTTTGACAGAATGAACCACGTGTTACTACATAGGCTACAAGAGGAGTTTGAAGTCGTCGCGACACCAACCGTAGACGCAGTATCCTAA
- a CDS encoding type II toxin-antitoxin system HicA family toxin yields the protein MPSAPILRPSEAAQIFQTLGWQVVRQKGSHIIMTKPGHSVTLSIPNHPEVARGTLRSLISKAGLTVEQFLHASNK from the coding sequence ATGCCGTCCGCCCCTATTCTTCGCCCATCTGAAGCAGCGCAAATCTTCCAAACGCTAGGTTGGCAAGTAGTTCGACAAAAGGGAAGTCACATTATCATGACGAAACCAGGCCACAGCGTCACTCTCTCCATCCCTAACCACCCAGAAGTTGCACGCGGGACCCTCCGCAGTCTTATCTCCAAGGCGGGATTAACGGTTGAGCAATTCCTTCACGCTTCTAACAAATAG
- a CDS encoding DNA polymerase domain-containing protein, with protein MRTQKGWLFDLYPSRDGMVLWLKTEQECLRLVDTYWASFYLAGPDAALKACVSYMLRQRLPITTEWTERRELLSNRFIPVLKVSTSRLDRFSAFVQLAYRFNPELTFYNCDILLPQRYLYETGLFPLAQCELTYDESLRLKEIQLLDSPWAVNYPIPPLRFLQLRMEHEANPSHARTTRLIASVDDREFVFEAEGAELLRSLNSLLQKYDPDVILSRYGDSYILPRLRRMADTCGIPLDFNRDGAAGMTSKQARSFFTYGRIVYQAGAQILHGRWHLDIANSFVVKETGLDGLMELARVTKLPVQRCARTSPGTGVSSMQLDVAFQDGYLIPWRKRMPEDFKTGSELLLTDKGGLVFQPQIGLYEQVCELDFSSMFPSIMVKYNISQETLRCACCPENRVPEIGHHICTKRRGLVPRTLEPVLTRRRAYKLLMRQAVTADERELYNKRQSALKWLGLVSFGYQGYRNARFGRLEGHEAVTAYARETLLAAKEIAEAQGYSLIHAIVDSMWLKKAGATREDYERLAADISRQTGLSMAIEGVYHWIAFLPSRVSPKAPVPNRYFGCFVDGTLKVRGLEVRRSDTPGFVRSAQAAMLKTLSQARTYDECTARVPELLDELRVRVDALRSGGVPLAELAISRHLSLVPVAYKTDTILSEAAKDLASRGVHLSAGETIQLVIVDSKANDHVSKAKAYGFYDGSLGYDVEKYTELTLKAAESVLWFLGYDYARLKALISGERNDC; from the coding sequence TTGCGCACACAGAAGGGCTGGCTATTTGATCTCTATCCGTCCAGGGACGGGATGGTGCTTTGGCTCAAGACCGAGCAGGAATGCCTCCGCCTGGTTGACACGTACTGGGCGTCGTTTTACCTTGCCGGCCCAGACGCGGCGCTCAAGGCGTGCGTGTCCTACATGCTCCGGCAGCGCCTGCCGATCACGACGGAGTGGACAGAGCGCCGGGAGTTGTTGTCGAATCGTTTCATCCCCGTGCTCAAGGTCAGCACGTCGAGACTCGACAGGTTCTCCGCCTTTGTCCAGTTGGCCTATCGGTTCAACCCGGAGCTCACCTTCTACAACTGCGATATCCTGCTACCGCAGCGCTATCTCTACGAGACGGGGTTGTTCCCTCTGGCCCAGTGTGAACTGACTTACGATGAGAGCCTACGACTCAAAGAGATCCAGCTCTTGGATTCGCCGTGGGCTGTCAACTACCCCATCCCGCCGCTTCGCTTCCTGCAACTGCGGATGGAGCATGAGGCCAACCCGAGCCACGCCCGGACCACCCGGTTAATCGCGTCAGTCGATGACCGCGAGTTCGTCTTCGAGGCGGAAGGGGCAGAGCTTCTGAGGAGTCTGAACAGCCTACTCCAGAAGTACGACCCCGATGTTATCCTCTCGCGATACGGCGATTCGTACATCCTTCCCAGACTCCGGAGGATGGCGGATACGTGTGGCATCCCGCTTGACTTCAACAGGGACGGCGCGGCAGGGATGACCAGCAAGCAGGCCAGGAGCTTCTTCACCTACGGCAGGATCGTCTATCAGGCGGGTGCTCAGATCTTGCATGGCCGCTGGCACCTGGATATCGCGAACTCGTTTGTTGTCAAGGAGACGGGTCTGGACGGCCTGATGGAGCTGGCCCGGGTCACGAAGCTACCGGTACAGCGTTGCGCGAGGACCTCTCCAGGTACGGGCGTCTCATCAATGCAGCTTGACGTGGCGTTCCAGGATGGCTATTTGATCCCCTGGCGCAAGCGAATGCCGGAGGATTTCAAGACCGGGAGCGAGCTGCTGCTCACAGACAAGGGGGGCTTGGTCTTTCAGCCGCAGATTGGGTTGTACGAGCAGGTCTGCGAGCTCGACTTCAGCTCAATGTTTCCCAGCATCATGGTCAAGTATAACATCTCGCAGGAAACTCTGCGGTGCGCCTGCTGTCCGGAGAACAGGGTCCCGGAGATCGGCCACCACATCTGCACGAAGCGGCGGGGGCTGGTGCCTCGGACGCTCGAGCCGGTGCTCACGCGGCGGCGCGCCTACAAGCTGCTGATGCGGCAGGCAGTCACGGCGGACGAGCGCGAGCTGTACAACAAGCGACAGTCTGCTCTCAAGTGGCTTGGCCTGGTCTCATTCGGGTATCAGGGATACCGGAACGCGCGCTTCGGACGGCTTGAAGGGCACGAGGCGGTCACCGCCTATGCGCGGGAGACGCTGCTGGCTGCCAAGGAGATCGCTGAGGCACAAGGCTACTCGCTCATCCATGCGATTGTCGATTCGATGTGGCTGAAGAAGGCGGGCGCGACACGGGAGGATTATGAGCGGCTGGCGGCAGACATCTCGCGGCAGACCGGGCTTTCTATGGCCATTGAAGGGGTGTACCATTGGATCGCATTCCTGCCGTCACGGGTATCCCCGAAGGCACCGGTCCCCAACCGCTATTTCGGCTGTTTCGTAGACGGCACACTCAAGGTGCGGGGCCTGGAGGTCAGGCGCTCAGACACGCCGGGGTTTGTGCGGAGCGCCCAGGCTGCGATGCTTAAGACGCTCTCGCAGGCCAGAACCTACGACGAATGCACAGCGCGGGTCCCTGAACTACTCGACGAGCTGAGGGTACGCGTTGATGCACTACGAAGCGGCGGGGTACCGCTTGCGGAGTTGGCCATCTCCAGACACCTGTCTCTAGTACCTGTGGCGTACAAGACCGACACGATCCTCTCGGAGGCGGCCAAGGACCTTGCGAGTCGAGGGGTTCATCTCTCTGCAGGTGAGACGATCCAGCTTGTGATCGTGGACTCTAAAGCCAACGATCACGTCTCGAAAGCAAAAGCGTACGGTTTTTACGACGGCAGCCTGGGATACGATGTCGAGAAGTACACGGAACTCACGCTGAAGGCCGCAGAGTCGGTACTGTGGTTTTTAGGCTACGACTATGCCCGGTTGAAGGCGCTGATATCGGGAGAGCGCAACGACTGTTAA
- a CDS encoding type II toxin-antitoxin system RelE/ParE family toxin: protein MIQRFGHKGLRRLFQQGDVRGVSPDLLEKLENILFMLNRARRSEEMNLPGFRLHRLKGDLTGFWSVTVRANWRVIFRFEEGDVYDVDLIDYH, encoded by the coding sequence ATGATTCAACGGTTCGGGCATAAGGGGTTGAGACGGCTGTTTCAACAGGGTGATGTCAGGGGCGTCTCCCCGGATCTACTCGAGAAACTCGAAAACATCCTGTTCATGTTGAACCGCGCCAGAAGGTCTGAAGAAATGAACCTGCCAGGTTTTAGACTGCACCGGCTCAAGGGTGACCTCACAGGCTTCTGGAGCGTGACTGTCCGGGCAAACTGGCGAGTCATCTTCCGCTTTGAGGAAGGCGACGTATATGATGTAGATCTGATCGACTACCACTAG
- a CDS encoding alpha/beta fold hydrolase has translation MRYRLNHSKGGEKEMESRSFYTQLSHAPVRAAGNDVDLSIYRKAGEPTYGKFQYKAPAEGLVQVNGSHSEKFEWTDNFEIAYTKVGSKGPLVLFLHGVPTNRAQWEDIQRHVGRFCETIAIDMLGMGESTQPRQYGKKKDKGDNDRWYWKHDADYIEKLMQHEYPGRKFIFVADDWGSGIASHHAAKHNDRLDALVQLDPIAFDGYPVNEIQAIGRASMIPNTPEGDARFAAAFGAFDQTLALIYKTLVHDPAVFNQYKLRRLTFPYVDVDYERNGTGDGVTDVAKSTTLRLKMHNIRVLADRAAILSPALLLPYDAKRNPEGVKYEDITVPTLIMWGEYDNIMPAAQTQRFANVLGTDNVHITYVPRAGHFAGIDQPRFVADTIVNFIRRVKGRKALADINLGNEGIWKGDERLLIEELRAIYGIEVEPH, from the coding sequence ATGCGCTATCGACTTAACCACTCAAAGGGAGGAGAGAAAGAAATGGAAAGCAGGAGCTTCTATACGCAGCTCAGCCACGCCCCCGTGCGTGCCGCTGGAAATGATGTGGATCTCTCAATCTACCGAAAGGCCGGCGAGCCCACCTATGGAAAGTTTCAATACAAGGCTCCCGCTGAGGGTCTTGTTCAGGTTAACGGGTCCCATAGCGAAAAGTTCGAGTGGACAGACAATTTTGAGATTGCCTACACAAAAGTGGGAAGCAAAGGCCCACTCGTGCTCTTCTTACACGGCGTCCCTACGAATCGAGCGCAATGGGAGGACATCCAGAGGCATGTTGGCAGATTCTGTGAAACCATCGCCATTGACATGCTCGGCATGGGTGAGAGCACCCAACCTCGTCAGTACGGTAAGAAAAAGGACAAGGGGGACAACGACCGGTGGTACTGGAAACACGATGCCGACTACATCGAAAAGCTCATGCAGCATGAGTATCCTGGTCGGAAGTTTATCTTTGTCGCTGATGACTGGGGAAGTGGTATCGCCTCACATCATGCCGCCAAACATAATGATCGCTTGGATGCCCTCGTTCAACTGGATCCCATTGCTTTTGATGGATATCCAGTAAACGAGATCCAAGCGATTGGCCGCGCCTCCATGATCCCTAACACACCTGAGGGGGACGCAAGGTTTGCCGCCGCATTCGGTGCGTTTGATCAGACTCTTGCGCTGATCTACAAGACTTTGGTTCACGACCCGGCTGTGTTCAATCAATACAAACTGAGACGCCTCACATTCCCATATGTTGATGTTGATTATGAGAGGAACGGTACTGGAGATGGAGTAACCGATGTTGCGAAATCCACTACCCTTAGACTGAAGATGCACAACATCCGGGTGCTAGCCGATCGTGCAGCGATCCTCAGTCCTGCACTGCTCTTACCCTATGACGCGAAAAGGAACCCGGAGGGTGTCAAATACGAGGACATTACTGTACCAACGCTCATCATGTGGGGAGAGTACGACAATATAATGCCTGCAGCACAAACCCAACGATTTGCGAACGTCCTCGGTACTGACAATGTTCATATAACCTACGTACCTCGTGCAGGTCACTTTGCCGGAATCGATCAACCAAGGTTCGTTGCGGACACCATCGTCAACTTTATCCGCCGCGTCAAGGGCCGCAAGGCCTTGGCTGATATCAATCTTGGTAACGAGGGTATCTGGAAGGGGGATGAGCGCCTCCTAATCGAGGAGCTCCGAGCGATTTATGGAATTGAGGTTGAACCCCACTAA
- a CDS encoding DUF72 domain-containing protein — MRAIGEPVRIGTSGWSYPRGEGSWNGIFYPTKPKNELELYSRAFNAVEVNSTFYRLLDPQTARAWVAATPKDFAFAIKAWQKFTHPGMFQKATGAEPEITQQDYDSFKRGINPIAEESKLACLLIQFSEWFTSTPQHQATLSTLLRQFKDYPVAVELRHASWGERASDTKTLLAASGAGWACIDMPELPGTIKQELEPQRLLYLRFHGRNREKWRAHETAEERYDYLYSEEELKPFAEKVREITAAGESKVFIFFNNHVRGQAPANALMMAHQIGLPAVATVRAEFVTAFPAIKDAVKEIYTPEKKESNQGVLFSV, encoded by the coding sequence ATGAGGGCAATTGGCGAGCCGGTACGGATCGGCACCTCGGGTTGGTCGTATCCAAGAGGGGAGGGGAGCTGGAACGGGATCTTCTATCCGACGAAGCCGAAGAACGAGTTGGAGCTCTACAGCCGGGCCTTCAATGCGGTGGAGGTAAACTCCACCTTCTACCGGCTGCTCGATCCACAAACCGCGAGGGCTTGGGTTGCGGCCACGCCGAAGGATTTTGCATTCGCCATCAAGGCCTGGCAGAAGTTCACGCATCCTGGGATGTTCCAGAAGGCGACGGGCGCCGAGCCTGAGATCACGCAGCAGGATTACGATAGTTTCAAGCGAGGCATCAACCCGATTGCCGAGGAAAGTAAGCTCGCGTGTCTGCTGATTCAGTTCTCCGAGTGGTTTACGAGCACGCCTCAGCACCAGGCCACCCTCTCGACTCTCCTGCGGCAGTTCAAGGACTATCCCGTCGCAGTCGAGCTGCGCCATGCCTCCTGGGGTGAGCGCGCCAGCGACACCAAGACGCTACTGGCCGCCTCTGGTGCCGGCTGGGCCTGTATCGACATGCCGGAACTTCCGGGCACGATCAAGCAGGAGTTGGAGCCGCAACGGTTGCTTTACCTGCGTTTCCACGGCAGGAACCGCGAGAAGTGGAGGGCGCATGAGACAGCCGAGGAGCGGTACGATTACCTCTACTCAGAAGAGGAGCTGAAGCCGTTCGCAGAGAAGGTTCGGGAGATTACAGCGGCTGGAGAGAGTAAGGTGTTTATCTTCTTCAACAACCACGTCCGCGGCCAGGCCCCGGCGAACGCCCTGATGATGGCACATCAAATCGGATTGCCGGCCGTCGCCACGGTACGGGCAGAGTTCGTCACGGCGTTTCCCGCGATCAAGGATGCCGTCAAGGAGATTTACACCCCAGAGAAGAAGGAGTCGAACCAAGGGGTACTGTTTTCTGTCTGA
- a CDS encoding sulfur globule family protein, with translation MNIVNGVLRWSVLILVSVLAVTVPLTEACAGSRGGGGRGGGSHGGGHGGASHHWGGHHGGRHGHGGFSSGVVVEFGGWWNPWGYGGYAPYGWGAPRYYGYPEHPYGGYAPSYAYPPAVPPYAYDYDAAAGGASLQIEVTPGETEILVDGTRVGMAKEFQGPVIVPVAAGSHTLEFRVGGLTIIEDIVASPRTTVLIKRDMGTTVVPQQ, from the coding sequence ATGAACATCGTGAATGGCGTACTACGGTGGAGCGTCCTGATCCTTGTTAGCGTGCTGGCGGTAACAGTGCCGCTGACGGAGGCGTGTGCTGGCAGCCGTGGGGGTGGTGGTCGGGGAGGTGGCAGCCATGGCGGTGGTCATGGCGGTGCCAGCCATCATTGGGGTGGTCACCATGGTGGCCGGCATGGTCACGGAGGGTTCAGCAGTGGCGTCGTCGTCGAATTTGGTGGGTGGTGGAACCCGTGGGGGTATGGAGGGTACGCGCCGTACGGGTGGGGAGCGCCCAGATACTACGGCTACCCTGAGCACCCCTATGGTGGGTACGCTCCATCGTACGCCTACCCTCCCGCTGTGCCACCGTATGCGTACGACTACGACGCTGCGGCGGGCGGTGCGTCGCTCCAGATCGAGGTGACGCCTGGAGAGACGGAGATCCTGGTGGATGGCACCCGGGTGGGGATGGCCAAGGAGTTTCAGGGACCGGTCATCGTCCCGGTGGCGGCTGGATCCCACACCCTGGAGTTCAGGGTGGGCGGGCTGACGATCATCGAGGACATCGTGGCCTCGCCGCGGACGACGGTGCTCATCAAACGAGATATGGGAACGACCGTGGTACCACAGCAGTAG
- a CDS encoding type II toxin-antitoxin system HicB family antitoxin, protein MKFTIVITRDEDGIYVAECPAIPGCVSQGKTEEEAQANIQDAIRQCLEVRAEMGMPLTVTTRQVEVAV, encoded by the coding sequence ATGAAATTCACAATAGTCATCACACGCGACGAAGACGGAATATACGTCGCGGAATGTCCGGCCATTCCCGGCTGCGTCAGTCAAGGCAAGACGGAGGAGGAAGCTCAGGCCAACATTCAGGATGCAATCAGGCAATGTCTGGAAGTTCGGGCTGAAATGGGCATGCCGTTGACTGTCACGACGCGTCAAGTTGAAGTCGCCGTGTAA
- a CDS encoding aconitate hydratase — MGMNIVQKIFEAHRVAGELVPGKEVAIRIDQTLTQDATGTMAYLQFEAMGIPRVRTKLSVSYVDHNMLQTGFENADDHRFLQSIAAKYGIYFSRPGNGICHQVHLERFSAPGQTLLGSDSHTPTCGGVGMIAIGAGGLDVAVAMGGGPLYLPMPKVLLVRLNGRLGPWVAAKDIILEVLRRLTVKGGVGKILEYGGEGVQDLTVPERATITNMGAELGATTSIFPSDEQTRRYLAAQGRGSSWVPMAPDPDATYDEVLEIDLDRLEPMVARPSSPDNVCPISEVEGTKISQVCVGSCTNSSFRDLMTVATMLKGKTVHPDISFTVTPGSKQVYTMIAANGALADLIAAGGRILESACGPCIGMGQAPASGTASLRSFNRNFEGRSGAPNDKVYLSSPEVCAASALAGEIVHPKRVGQPVSISLPEQFALDDNLIVPPSPYPEQVEIVRGPNIKPVPIRGEIPSTIEGEVLLKMGDNITTDHILPAGSKILPLRSNIPAISEYAFSRVDPEFAKRAKEKGGGFVVGGSNYGQGSSREHAALAPMYLGLRGAIVTSFARIHRANLINFGILPLIFVDRQDYNAISQGDHLRIERVAEQIRGGQQVVVSNVTKETEFVARHDLTPREVDIVLAGGMLNYTIKATA, encoded by the coding sequence ATGGGTATGAACATCGTCCAGAAGATCTTCGAGGCCCACCGGGTGGCCGGGGAGCTGGTTCCAGGGAAAGAGGTTGCGATCCGGATCGATCAGACCCTGACCCAGGACGCGACCGGAACGATGGCCTATCTGCAGTTTGAGGCGATGGGCATCCCGCGGGTCAGGACGAAGCTGTCGGTCAGCTACGTGGACCACAACATGCTGCAGACCGGTTTCGAGAACGCCGACGATCATCGGTTCCTGCAGAGCATCGCGGCCAAGTACGGCATCTACTTCTCGCGTCCGGGGAATGGGATCTGTCATCAGGTCCACCTGGAGCGGTTCAGCGCGCCGGGACAGACCCTGCTGGGCTCCGATAGTCACACCCCGACCTGCGGCGGCGTCGGGATGATCGCCATCGGGGCAGGCGGCCTGGATGTTGCCGTGGCCATGGGGGGAGGACCACTCTATCTCCCGATGCCAAAGGTCCTGCTGGTCCGACTCAACGGCCGGCTGGGCCCCTGGGTCGCGGCCAAGGACATCATCCTGGAGGTCTTGCGGCGGCTTACCGTGAAAGGCGGCGTGGGGAAGATCCTGGAGTACGGCGGGGAGGGGGTACAGGACCTGACCGTGCCGGAGCGGGCCACGATTACGAATATGGGGGCTGAGCTGGGCGCGACGACTTCCATCTTCCCCAGTGACGAGCAGACCCGTCGCTATCTCGCGGCGCAGGGACGTGGGAGCAGTTGGGTCCCCATGGCGCCCGACCCCGATGCCACCTACGACGAGGTGCTGGAGATCGATCTGGACCGACTTGAGCCGATGGTAGCGCGGCCCTCGAGTCCGGACAACGTCTGCCCGATATCCGAGGTCGAGGGAACCAAAATTTCTCAGGTCTGCGTCGGAAGCTGCACGAACTCCTCCTTCCGGGATCTGATGACGGTCGCGACAATGCTGAAGGGAAAGACCGTCCACCCGGACATCAGCTTCACGGTTACGCCAGGCTCCAAGCAGGTCTATACCATGATCGCCGCCAATGGCGCGCTGGCCGATCTTATCGCAGCGGGCGGACGGATCCTGGAATCCGCCTGTGGCCCGTGCATCGGCATGGGTCAGGCGCCGGCCAGCGGAACGGCGTCGCTCAGAAGCTTTAATCGGAACTTCGAGGGGAGGAGCGGCGCACCCAACGACAAGGTCTATCTGTCCAGCCCGGAGGTCTGTGCGGCCTCCGCCCTGGCCGGAGAGATTGTTCACCCGAAGCGTGTCGGCCAACCCGTTTCGATCAGTCTACCGGAGCAATTCGCCCTTGACGACAACCTGATCGTCCCCCCCTCACCGTACCCGGAACAGGTCGAGATCGTTCGTGGCCCGAATATCAAGCCGGTCCCGATTCGGGGCGAGATCCCCTCCACCATCGAGGGCGAGGTCCTCCTGAAGATGGGCGATAACATCACCACCGACCATATCCTTCCGGCAGGCTCCAAGATCCTGCCGCTGCGCAGCAATATCCCGGCCATCTCGGAGTACGCCTTCAGCCGGGTCGATCCGGAGTTCGCCAAGCGCGCAAAGGAGAAGGGCGGCGGCTTCGTGGTCGGAGGCAGCAACTATGGCCAAGGCTCCAGCCGTGAGCACGCGGCGCTGGCGCCGATGTACTTGGGGCTGAGGGGGGCCATCGTCACGTCGTTCGCCCGCATCCATCGCGCCAACCTGATCAATTTCGGGATCCTGCCGTTGATCTTTGTGGATAGGCAGGATTATAATGCCATCAGCCAGGGGGATCACCTACGGATCGAGCGAGTGGCCGAGCAGATCCGAGGGGGACAGCAGGTCGTTGTGAGCAATGTCACCAAAGAGACGGAGTTCGTGGCCAGGCATGATCTCACCCCTCGGGAGGTGGATATCGTCCTGGCCGGTGGGATGCTGAACTATACCATCAAGGCTACGGCCTAG
- a CDS encoding HigA family addiction module antitoxin, with amino-acid sequence MRMKNPPHPGRIVRQECIESLGVTVTDVAKRLGVTRQALNNLVNEKAGISPEMAIRLSKAFGSSPEVWLGLQMEYDLAQAERHAAKIKVNRITATHPAPR; translated from the coding sequence ATGCGTATGAAGAATCCCCCCCACCCCGGAAGGATTGTCCGCCAAGAGTGTATCGAGTCGCTCGGAGTGACTGTTACAGACGTAGCGAAACGCCTTGGTGTGACGCGGCAGGCCCTCAACAACCTGGTGAACGAGAAGGCCGGGATCTCTCCGGAGATGGCGATCCGACTTTCTAAGGCCTTCGGCAGCAGCCCCGAGGTGTGGCTCGGTCTACAGATGGAGTATGACCTTGCTCAGGCAGAACGACACGCTGCGAAGATCAAGGTGAATCGAATTACCGCCACACATCCTGCCCCGCGCTAG
- a CDS encoding MEDS domain-containing protein, whose amino-acid sequence MSGGHLLNTKEAAKFLGVSEASVRRWTDAGTLPCQRIGGRRERRFTKGHLLLFLKEGERPTVTFPVRRDLVMIEGMDVRVGSHFCNLYSNDEGRARLAIPFLKDGLESDQTCFLLATLGAQREMLRELEREGVDVKEAMERHQLIVASGFPGAKQALAYFEKAFNEALKSRPGHVRLVGDMTWGLQSMPSVKELMDFEMRLNLFAKRFPMVAICQYDVRRFNGVAILHVLKCHPDVFGYHFGRFLN is encoded by the coding sequence ATGAGTGGAGGGCATCTACTGAATACAAAGGAGGCGGCGAAGTTTCTTGGGGTGAGCGAAGCCTCCGTGCGACGCTGGACTGATGCGGGGACCTTGCCCTGCCAAAGGATCGGAGGTCGAAGAGAGCGGCGGTTTACGAAGGGCCATCTCCTCCTCTTCCTAAAGGAAGGGGAGCGCCCAACAGTGACATTCCCCGTGCGGCGAGACCTCGTGATGATTGAAGGGATGGACGTGCGGGTGGGAAGCCACTTCTGCAACCTTTACAGTAACGATGAAGGGAGAGCTAGGCTTGCTATCCCCTTTCTCAAGGATGGCCTCGAATCTGACCAGACCTGCTTTCTTTTGGCCACACTTGGAGCGCAGCGAGAGATGCTGCGGGAGCTGGAAAGAGAAGGGGTGGATGTGAAGGAGGCTATGGAACGCCATCAGCTGATCGTGGCCTCTGGGTTTCCTGGAGCAAAGCAGGCACTGGCCTACTTTGAGAAGGCATTTAATGAAGCCCTGAAATCAAGGCCCGGCCATGTCCGGCTGGTAGGGGATATGACGTGGGGCTTACAGAGCATGCCGTCCGTAAAGGAGTTGATGGACTTCGAGATGCGACTTAACCTCTTTGCGAAGCGGTTCCCCATGGTGGCGATCTGCCAATACGATGTGAGAAGGTTCAATGGAGTTGCCATTCTTCATGTCCTCAAATGTCACCCGGATGTGTTTGGGTATCACTTTGGGAGGTTTCTGAACTAA